The Medicago truncatula cultivar Jemalong A17 chromosome 7, MtrunA17r5.0-ANR, whole genome shotgun sequence genome includes the window TGACGAAGCATGAGATCGATCCTTATTTGATTCCTATCATAGTATCATGTTCGTTTTCTTAACATTAGACAAAGCAATTAAAGTACAAACCTCAAAACTTCATCTTACAAATCCATAACAAACCATCTATCTTGAATTCCCTTGCTACGATTTCGTATTGAGCGATGACAAGAATTCAAAGTTTCACACCATCATGTAACATATTATatttgaattgataattgtatATGAGTTATATCGTGAACTCAACGTATACATGTAAATTTTGGGCATAGCACTTCAACACGAGGTTTAAGCGATTTCAAAATGTAACTTAGAGGTGTACTTAGAACTAAAAATTTAGACAAAATACACCTAAATTTAATTAGCATAAACTTAAATAACGTATAGGTATGTAGTTTTAGTTCACATTATTCATATATGAACAAGAATCACATATGCTTTGGCTGTGTCACACTAGTAATTTACCAAAATGTCCTTTGACAGttaaactaccgaggaaaacggAAAActttggcagttaactgtcgaggaaacctcaaacttttttttttttttgataaaaaccatatattgtcattaataatatttattgattttgaatgtttcaatctttattttgtacgtttcaaacaattgcagtattatactgCAATTATTTTTCTCGGGAGTTAACTGCAGTTGATTCCCTAATTCGGCAGTTAAATGCCGATGAACTAATGTGATAGAGCTTTATGCAACATGTGAACATCAATTCTCTTTATGGACAATGAACTTAGTTAAAGTAGCAGGTAGATGAAAAAGGAAGGATGATATAAAAATGCATCAGAGGCATTTTTGACAAAAAGGGTGTACTAGAAAAACTCCTCTTTTCACATCCTAACAAAAATGGAGAGTTTGAAATCCTAACATGCAAACCCCTTTTGGAAACGAAAATGATGATCACCGGTGCATATTGTGCGCTAACCCGTAACCCCCTTCTGCTATCCCGCTCCTTCAACATTTTTCCTAAACCCACCCCCCTTCAATTTCCAACTACACCCTCTCCTTCGTTTCCTTCATTTAACCGCTTTCCATCTCTCTTCCCTCAACTGTGCATCCGTCATTCTCGCCTCTCCACCCTCCCTCATAATGACTCCGGCGGATTTGGCGGTGATAGTGGCTCTGGAGGATGGGATCCCGGCGACAATGATTCCGATGACGGAGGCGGAAAATGGTCATTCTTGTCAtggtaaacaaaaaatattgctTTGACTTTGTCCATACATTTagttagggtgtgtttggaagAGTACCTTATAAGATTTAagcatttttataataattatttaggAGAAATTgtacaatttgtttttttggtagattgatgaaatgaaaatagCCATTAGAAACTCACACACAGTAATggaggagccggggttcgaaccctggaatAAGCATAGTCAGCTCATAATAGCTTAACCTACTCTATCTATAGAAGATCATACCCCTTGTCCTCACTCACCACCAAAATGGGGCGTTGGAGAGGAAACATAGACAAGTTTTTGAACCTGTTTATGTATGAGTGATTGATGTTTAGGGTGTTATATGAGATAAATGATGGTTTTCCAAtgtctttatttatttcagcATTGCGAAGAAGACCGAGCCTATGAACACACTGGCATCATCTGTTTGGTGGGTTTTTGTATTTAGTTCTATTGTTGTCGGTGGTCAAGCTCTTGTGGAAGCTCCTTTTCTCCTCCTCTGGTAAGAACCATAGCTTTGATGTGTCTTTTCCCTTTTCCCTCAACATCTTAATTGAAGACaactatttaaaaaagaacCAAATTTTAACTACTCCACAGTTCCTTCACTACGCAAAATAACCAGGGAGTAGATATAATCGTAGAGTGTTCTGTCTTTGTTTCAATCGAATATATAAGGAGCGTGagaatgaagagaaaaatgaatggTTACATTGCACCCACAATTAGTCATTGTTGAAGTGTTATTTTAAGAATTGAGGTGCAGTTGTACAAGGTCCTTCTTTTTCTCcaggaaataataataatttcacaATTCTCACAAGATGTCCAGATAATTTACATTTGTCTTGCAGTTATAGTATTTTCAACCGTGATTGATGAACTCTGTTGAATAGTTTGGCCTTTGGTTGGGACTAACATGCTTCAAattgttgagatattttaatctaaaacttcaACTGAAAATTTGGAGTTGCCTTTTCCATGATATGGTGCATAGGAAAATGCTTGTATTTCTTGGCCAAGATAAATTTTGAAGTAGGCTCTGGTGGAAGTGTGGTTACGGGGACTATTTCAAACAAGACCTGTCCAACGCTTAAGCTTGGCTTGATTTTATTGGAATTTGACCTGTTGTTGAACCTAGTTGTTCAGAGTCTGAAAGACTAAAGCTCTGTCAAAAGGCTGAGCTTAACCCAGAATAGATAATATAATTTGTTGGTATTTCACTAATTCATTACTTGTTTACTTCATCCTCTAACATCAGATGCTCTTATTTGACATAATTATACGCTCTTATTATTAGAGATACTAGTTTGTAGTAGTATATATACTTGTAATAACCCCATTAGTGGGATAACTTCCTCATTTGTAATATTACATTTTACTATCAATAGAACAATTTCATAACCTTTTCTCTCCTTCATCCTGGATATCATGTTTcctaacatggtatcagagctaaTCTGGTATCCACCTTGAAggaattttccgctgcattttCTCGAGAAAATTCTATTTTCTCactttcaatttctttcttacTCCAATTTTCCCGTACTCAATTCCTTTCCTtcgtttttttctctctcactttctctctacTTCCGTTTTGTTTCCGGTTTGTTTTCTCGATGAATTTCTCATCTTGAATTCCTTTTTTTCTTGATCGTTTCATCGATCTTTATTCTGATTTCAATTGTGATTCACTTGTCCTCTTTTCAATTTGAGATTGCGTTTTGATCGCGAATTTTCGTTCTCACCTTTTCTCCCTCATTTCTAGGGTTCCGTGATTTGTTACTTCATCAATTGCAATTTCCAGTTTCTGAATCTCGCGATTTCGTGATTTGATTTCTTATGTTCTTGCGATTGCAATTCTGTTTCATCGCATTTCTTTACTGTTCGATTTTGTTTTGCGTCTTTCCCCAATTCTTAGGGTTTCAGATTCGTTTTATCTGTACCTTGAGATTTTGGCGTTTTGGTCCTTATCACTTATGGATATTGCTTCCAAGGTGTTTGTTGAAGGTCCTCATTGGGAAGAATGATGGGTACTGTGTTCGGTTTGACCGTGCAGGTTGTTTGTTTTGAGAGATTTATGGAGAATTCTTGATTCTGGAAGTTATAGATGGAGATtcatttttgattatttttgaagatttggagTTATCAATTTGTTAGTGACTTTCAAGTGCAATCTACTTCTTTTTGCGATCGTGCTCTATTGGATTTTGTATTTCACTGTCGTATACGTGAGGATGGGAGTCAATATCTATGTGGCTGATCTTGTTCCTTGCCGCTTTGAAGCTCTAGTTGCTGGCAATATTGTCTCTGCAGTTCAGTCTTTGGTAATCATCTATTCTACTGCCATTGCTCTCTTTTCTCCATATATTCTTTGAAGTTGTTTCGTTTTACAAGAATTAGCTATCTGGTTTGTGTTGCAATTTTCTGCATATATGTTCTTTGTATGTGAGGGATTATAATGCTCACAAGATTCTTGGTTATTGGCATTGATGAGTATTTGGTAGTTGTTGAAGTTATAATGCCTTTGGAACTTTGATCTTTGTTGGTTATTGCTTATGGTGAACCTGACGTGAACTTAGATGCTGAATACATGGATGGATTTATGTAGAAATGTAGTTCTGGCTTATTGCTATTTCAACATATCTTGTTGGCAAGATACATTCTGTTTTAGTCATCCATCATTGTGGACCTATGGCACTTTTTCAAGAGATTTTATGGAAGTGCATGGTGTAATATTAAAAGGCATTGCATCAGTATCTCTCCTATATGATTGAAGTTTATGTAGCTTTGTTAAACAAGACAATTTTCTCATGGCTGTAAGTGCCTCCTTCACAATTGAATTGGATTCTGCTTTGAGTATATGCATTCTCTCTTTGTCCTGGATCGTGTGTGAAGTTTGTTCAACATATGACCTCCTTCCATTGTAGACTTTGGCCCTTCCTTGCACTTCTTTTCTTTTGGATATCATCATTGATTTTGGATATccttgtttttcttgtcttgtgcTTCTGTTCATGATGGTTAAGCTATGTTAATAAGCTTCTGTCATGAATGGTTAAGCGTTGTGCTTCTGTCCAAGGATGGTTAAGCgtcgtttttcttcttcttcttcttgtgctTCTGTCTTGAGTTATTGAAAACTCTTGATGGTTAAGCGTTATGCCTTTTATGGCTTTGTGAATATTGGCTTCTACCGGATGGTGGTTAAGCGTTGCTTTGATGCTCCTTCATTCAATTGGTTCAACCTTGAGTTGTGGTTGCTTCTTGTTGGATAAGCACTTGCTTGatgactatgttttttttttagccgATGTGTTTCCGGCATCTTTCCTTGTATTTTCTCATTTCAAGTTGAAAGTGTTTTGAACACCTTCCAACTTGAGGGGGACTATTAGAGATACTAGTTTGTAGTAGTATATATACTTGTAATAACCCCATTAGTGGGATAACTTCCTCATTTGTAATATTACATTTTACTATCAATAGAACAATTTCATAACCTTTTCTCTCCTTCATCCTGGATATCATGTTTCCTAACACTTATGTTACCTAACATTTATTGGATATATCAAACTATGTTTTTATCACATTCTTGCAGGTTAACATTCGTCTGTCTAGCTTTTAACGGGTTTTGTGATGGTATCTCTTCCTTTTCGTGTTTGATAGTTTTCGGTGCTCTCTTCTGCATCATCCAAATAATAGTGTTAGCTTATGCTTTAGTGCAACCTTTGAGAATCAGAGAAGGTGCTTCAGAAGATGATATCAAGTCACTTCCTATGTATAGGTTTAGTCAGCCAAATGTAATGATTATGGTTGATAAGAACAAGAAGCAACTTGATGAAGCAAGAATTGGTTCGCACAATCAAAGCCATATCAGTGAACTATCTCTTCATCCAGATGATTCTGTAAGTACAAACTGGGTCTTCTCTTATCTCTCAATCCTTAATTCTTTAGTTTTTCTTTAGTTTTAATATCAATGTATTGTAACTTGTAATTAACTTTATGTATGAATTGGatcttttctcaaaaaaaaaaatgtatgaattGGATCTATATATGATTGGACTATATGGTTAATGAATTGAAAAATTGTTGCAATCCTCAATGTTATCTTTGATTTGTTCTTAAATatgcttgtgtttataattgattTCAATAAAATCCTATCTAGAAAATATTCTCCCCATTCATCTAATgtattttaaacttattttttttggaagaggGTTCAATGTGAATTTGGTATGACCTGAAAATTGCTTCCCGTGATTCTTTGATGCTTGTCATACAGTTGAGATACATTATGAAACTACAGAAAGAGACTAACCACTTCTGATTATGCTGTAGGAGTGTTGTATATGCCTCTGTTCATATGTTGATGGAACAGAACTGTATCGCCTTCCATGTACCCACCATTTTCATTGCGAATGCATCAGTCGTTGGCTTCGGACAAAAGCAACTTGCCCACTCTGCAAATTTAATATCCGAAGAGGTGATATATTGGTTTGATATTTCGTTGATAAAGACTAGATAGCACTGAGGTGAAGTATCACTTAAATGGGACATGACAGTGGAGAACCAAAATATTTGCTAATCTGCTGACTAGTGTTGGTACATAAGTTGAAAACAAGAAGGAAATGCCCCACCCTCTCATCTTTGTCTTTGAATTCTAGTTTCCTTAGAggtaatttaactttttaaccaGTCTTGAGGGTTTACACCATAAGTTGTACTTATAAggcaaatttaatttatttttttatgcaaactTACAAGGCAATTAAAGAAACAATTTTATGTacagtaataatttttttgaccaCTTTCTCCATCTCCACTCACAATTAAATTCAAAACTATGTATGAAAGTTACACttctcaaattttattttattttttcaactgCCATTGGCCGACGACGCTTAACCGCCATTTGGCTCTCCAACGACAGTTAAGTGTCGTTCGACACTTTTAAGATCGGTTTCACCACTTTTTAAGCCGATTCAAAAAGTAGGTTGAACGGCGGTTAGCTATCGTTAGAGGTAAATGGATAATTTCGGggtgttttggattttttttggaaatgagAAGAGTAATTTTCACTTTATACACACCTTATACTCGGTAAATAGTGGGATCACAATGGAAAATGAAGGACAATTGGGCTACCAATGTGGAAAAGTTTACTTGAGCTTATCATATTgggaaaaattcaaattctatagttaaaatctgtttttttttttttaaaagttaattaacATTGTGAATACCAACTACCAAGTGtctcttttgttttgttattttattagactaaatttttttagaatcaGCAAATTTTATTCACACAAGCGTGTGCaagaaacacaacaaaaacTCGCGGGCAGCACAAGAACAATACGACAGACACTGAAATACCAGAAACCCCACAAACAGCAACAAAAAGCTCCCACAACGCATGACAGAAAGCCTGTAAGAAGCAAAAACCAGAAAACAAAAACTGCTAACAGAACAGCAGACCTGAGGCTAACATATACAAAACTGCAGTACACCAAACCGAAGCTCATAtataaaacttaattaacttcTTATGTATGTTGTTTTAGTTCACGCGTGATGCATGTGAACAATGAACTTAGTTAAAGTAGCAGGTAGATGAAAAAGGAAGGatataatgattaaaaatattaaaaggcATTAGAGGCATTTTTGTCAAAAAGGGTGTACTAGAAAAAGTCCTATTATACTTCTTTGTGGctcttatattattatttctctctctttttaccATTTCTTTTCACATCCTAACATAAATGGAGAGTTTGAAATCCTAACATGCAAAACGCTTTtggaaatgaaaatgatgatcGGTGCAGGTGCATATTGCGCGCTAACCCGTAACCCCCTTCTGCTGCTATCCCGCTCCTTCAACATTTTTCCTAAACTCACCCCCCTTCAATTTCCAACTACACCCTCTCCTTCGTTTCCTTCATTTAACCGCTTTCCATCTCTCTTCCCTCAACTGTGCATCCGTCATTCTCGCCTCTCCACCCTCCCTCATAATGACTCCGGCGGATTTGGCGGTGATAGTGGCTCTGGAGGATGGGATCCCGGCGACAATGATTCCGATGACGGAGGCGGAAAATGGTCATTCTTGTCAtggtaaacaaaaaatattgctTTGACTTTGTCCATAAAGTTAGTTAGGGTGTGTTGGAAGAGTACCTTaagatatactccctccgtcctaaaatataagcaaaaacaaattttgaacaaaatacattaacttttattGACCAAATTTTGCTTACATGTTAGGACggaggacggagggagtaagcaTTTTTATAATTCAGAGAACTTGTACAATTTGTATTTTTGGTAGATTGAAGAAATGACAATAGCCATTAGAAACTCACACACGTATAAGTGCAGGAgccggagttcgaactctgGAGTCTGGAATGAGCACAGTCAGCTTATAATAGTTTAGCCTACTCTATCTATAGAAGATCAAACCCGTTGTCTCCACGCTCACTACCAAAATGGGGTGGTGGAGAGGAAACTTAGACAAGTTGTTGAACTCGGACTCGTGTTTATGTTTGAGTGATTGATGTTATGGTGTTATATGAGATAAATGATGGTTTTCTAATGTCTTTATTTGTTTCAGCATTGCGAAGAAGACCGAGCCTATGAATACACTGGTATTATCTGCTTTCTTGGTTTTTGGATTTTCTTGTATTGTTGTTGGTGGTCAAGCTCTTGTGGAAGTTCCTTTTCTCCTCTTCGGGTAAGAACCATAGCTTTGATGTGttgtttcctttttcatttctttggaGGGAAGCTGGGCGGATAATAAATTTTTGCGTGAATGCCAAGAGAGAGTAGTCAAAGTAGTATAGATTTGTGATACTGAGTAAGTAACCATCAAcatcttaatttaatttattcaaaaaaataaaaacatcttaATTTAAGACAACTGTTTTAAAAAAGAACCGAATTTCAACTATTCCACGGTTCCTTCACTAAGCAAAATAACCAGGGAGTAGATAATTGTAGATTATTCTGTCTTTGTTTAAATCGGATATATAAAGGAGTGTggaaatgaagagaaaaatgaatggTTACATTGCACCCACAATTAGTCATTGTTGAAGTGTTATTTTAAGAAGCTCCGATTCAGGTCTGACCCTTCCCTGCACCTTGACCTGATGGAAGCTTAATAGCATTGTGgtgttctttttatttatttattttcattaagaATACTCTTAGCTTTTGTTCTGTCCTTCAATTGTTTTACTGGAATTGAGGTGCAGTTGTACAAGGTCCTTCCTTTTCTTCAGGAAATAATAACAATTTCTCAATTCTCACAAGATGTCCAGATAATTTACATTTGTCTTGCAGTTAAAGTATTTTCAACCGTGATTGATGAACTCTGTTGAATAGTTTGGCTTTTGTTTGGGACTAACAGGCTTCAAATTGTTGAAATATTATAACCTAAAACTTCAACTGAAAATTCGGAGTTGCCTTTTCCATGAAATGGTGCATAGGAAAATGCTTGTATTTCTTGGCCAAGATAAATTTTGAAGTAGGCTCTAGTGGAAGTGTGGTTACCATGACTATTTCAAACAAGACCTGTCCAACGCTTAAGCTTGGCCTGATTTAATTGGAATTTGACCTGTTGTTGAACCTAGTTGTTCAGAGTCTGAAAGACTAAGGCTCTGTCAAAAGGCTGAGCTTAACCCAGAAtagataatataattttttttggtatttcaCCGATTCATTACTTGTTTACTTCATCCTCTAACATCATATGCTCTTATTTGACATAATTATTCGCTCTTTTGTTACCTAAAATTTATTGGATATATCAAACAATGTTTTTATCACATTCTTGCAGGTTAACAATGGTCTGTCTATCCCTTAACGAGTTTTTTGATGCTGTCTTTTCCTTTTGGATATATTTGATAGTTTTCGGTGCTCTCTTCTGCATTGTCCAAATAATAGCGTTAGCTTATGCTTTAACGCAACCTTTAAGAATCAGAGAAGGTGCTTCAGAAGATGATATCAAGTCACTTCCTATGTATAGGTTTTGTCAGCCAAATGTAATGATTATGGTTGATAAGAACAAGACACAACTGGAAGCAAGAACTGGTTCCCACAATCGTAGCCATATCAGTGAACTATCTCTTCATCCAGACGATTCTGTAAGTACAAACTGGGTCTTTCTCTTATCTCTCAATCCTTAACTCTTTAGTTTTAATATCATTGTGTTGTCACTTGTAATTAACTGTATGTATGGATTGGATCTATATATGATTGGACTAGATGGATTGAAAAATTGTTGCAATCCTCAATGTTATCCTTGATTTGTTCTTAAATatgcttgtgtttataattgattTCAATAAAATCCTACCTAGAAAGTATTCTCCCCATTCATCTATTgtattttaaacttatttattttttggaagagGGTTGAATGTGAATTTGTTACCCCCTGAAAATTGCTTCCCGTGATTCTTTGATGTTTGTCATACAGTTGAGATACATTATGAAACTACAGAAAGAGCGACTAACTACTTCTGATTATGCTGTAGGAGTGCTGTATCTGCCTATGTCCATATGTTGATGGAACAGAACTATATCGCCTTCCATGTACCCACCATTTTCATTGTGAATGCATCGGTCGTTGGCTTCGGACAAAAGCAACTTGTCCACTCTGCAAATTTAATATTCGAATAGGCGATATAATGGTTTGATATTTTGTTGATTAAGACTAAATGGCACTGAGGTGAAGTATCACTTGAAAGGGACATGACAGTGGAGAACCAAAATATTTGGTAATATGCTGACTACTGTTGGTATATaagtagaaaagaaaaaggaaattccCCACCCTTTCATCTTTGGGTTTTTGTTTCCATAGAggtaatttaactttttaaccgGTCGTAAGACCATCCACAACAGAGCACCCAAAAGTGGGTGCTTAAATGGGTCATCTGGGTCCCTATCATTAATTTTACCATATGCGGAGATGATTTGGCACAGACAGGTTCCTTTGAAGGTATCCGTCTTTGCTTGGCGGCTTCTTCGTGATCGGTTGCCTACCAAATCGAATCTGATCTATAGAGGTGTAATTCCAACAGAAGCTGGTTTGTGTGTTTCTGGTTGCGGTGCCTTGGAATCGGCACAacatttgtttctctcttgtTCGTATTTTGCTTCACTTTGGTCGTTGGTTCGTGATTGGATTGGTTTTGTTGGAGTGGACACTAATGTTTTGTCTGATCACTTTGTTCAGTTTGTTCACTCAACAGGTGGCAATAAGGCTTCTCAGTCTTTTCTCCAGCTTATTTGGCTTCTTTGTGCCTGGGTTTTATGGACTGAACGTAACAATATGTGTTTCAATGATTCTATTACTCCTTTACCCAGGTTGCTTGACAAAGTTAAATATTTGTCTCTAGGTTGGTTGAAAGCTAGAAAcgcttcttttttgtttggcacTTTTAGTTGGTGGTCAAACCCGTTACAatgtttgggtattggctaacttgtttttgttgttgtactgAACTCTGTAGTAGTCTTTgtggcacatcttgtgctatTGAGACTCTTGTTgttaatattatttcatttttgattgttcaaattttttttttaccataataGTTAATAAGCACCAATTTTCTCCAGTCCAGCAcctcaaaagaaattattaaataggtcCCACAAATAAttctatatcattacattttaacaaaatttatatagtttattaagatttattaaataggacttgtgaaaaatgaagagagagagggTGCTTCCATAGCCACCATTCTCCATAGGCACCCAAATATTTTACTCCATAATGGGAGTGCCTATTTAATGTGGTGCTAAATACGTTAAAcactatttttgtattttagacaacttgtacctgggacaaaaagttgtgttgtggtttggcgAGGGACAAAAATTgcagtttttgtcctgtcccttgcctccagctTGTCATGTCCCTGAAACTGTTTTACAATTCGAACACTGGACAACTGAAGTTGTTCTGTCCtgtcctttattttttattaaatcaaacgcaccctaatatttttttgagcaCTTTCTCCATCTCCACTCACAATTAAATTTAAGACTTTCTATGAAAGTTACTCTTTtcaaatttctctttttttttttcaactgcaTTGGCCGAGCGACACTTAACTGTCGTTTGGCTCTCCAACGACAATTAAATGCGGTTTGACACTTTTAAGATCGGTTCCACCACGTTTTAAATCGATTTAACCGATTTAAAAAGTGTCATGAACGGTAAGTTGGCTGTCGTTGGAGTTGAATGGATAGTTTCAGGTTGTCTTGGACAAATTTTGGAAATGAGGGGTAATTTCCACTGTACATGCACCTTATTTATACTCGGCAAATTGGGATCACAATGGGAAGGACAATTGGGCTAGCGATGTATTTGGAAAAGTTTACTTGAGCTTATCATATTGGGACAAATTCAAATTCTAtagttaaaatctttttttttttaaagttaatattGTGAATACCAACTAACTAGCATGTGtctcttttgttttgttattttatggACTAATTTGACtaatgaaaatcacatttttagTAACAAAAACATACGATTGGAAAGAACAAAAGACTAACAAAAACTTaccaattttgtttattttgttttgttttactaATAAGTATGCATGTTTTATATTTAGCTATCCATATAATATATGATCCTTTCCGTCATTATTGTAAGTAAATATTCTTTTCACAAATCAATTGAATTActgatgtatttgatctatattataaattatataaatcaattaatcaataaatttgaaaaacgaatctcattaaaagaaaagaatttgaaaaacGAATCTTTGTTTATGATAGTGAACAGTGAGAATATTTAACTactctaaattaaatttatttgtacAAAAATTAGTAAAACCATGAAAGTCAAAAGATTATTacataattgataaattgtTTTTGGACTTATCTTGACCCTTTGAGTCTTTTCAGCAGTTACAAAAAGAGTTTTGTTAGCAATagatttcttgcattttaattaATGTGAGTAAAagttttgggattttttttgcTCATAAgctaatttaatatattaatcataaaaatatattttttatctttgtatattttgtccTCTCGTAATTCTAGCTTCACTGCcgttagggttgggaataggccaggccggcctacaggggcctatggcctggcctgtttaagcctggcctggcctggcctgtttattaaaaaggctaggcttaggctttttaaaaagcctatttaagtaaataggccaggcttaggctataaaaaaagcctatgaatcctaataggccggcctgtttatgcatgttaggcttcatagtggactttttaaataggctttaaagctttatagtgaaatatgtttttaaggccttatagtgatAGACAAATCTTACACTGGAATAGACTTTGAagcctattaagcctatttaaaagt containing:
- the LOC11420142 gene encoding E3 ubiquitin-protein ligase At4g11680 isoform X2, with translation MMITGAYCALTRNPLLLSRSFNIFPKPTPLQFPTTPSPSFPSFNRFPSLFPQLCIRHSRLSTLPHNDSGGFGGDSGSGGWDPGDNDSDDGGGKWSFLSCIAKKTEPMNTLASSVWWVFVFSSIVVGGQALVEAPFLLLWLTFVCLAFNGFCDGISSFSCLIVFGALFCIIQIIVLAYALVQPLRIREGASEDDIKSLPMYRFSQPNVMIMVDKNKKQLDEARIGSHNQSHISELSLHPDDSECCICLCSYVDGTELYRLPCTHHFHCECISRWLRTKATCPLCKFNIRRGDILV
- the LOC11420142 gene encoding E3 ubiquitin-protein ligase At4g11680 isoform X1, yielding MKMMIGAGAYCALTRNPLLLLSRSFNIFPKLTPLQFPTTPSPSFPSFNRFPSLFPQLCIRHSRLSTLPHNDSGGFGGDSGSGGWDPGDNDSDDGGGKWSFLSCIAKKTEPMNTLVLSAFLVFGFSCIVVGGQALVEVPFLLFGLTMVCLSLNEFFDAVFSFWIYLIVFGALFCIVQIIALAYALTQPLRIREGASEDDIKSLPMYRFCQPNVMIMVDKNKTQLEARTGSHNRSHISELSLHPDDSECCICLCPYVDGTELYRLPCTHHFHCECIGRWLRTKATCPLCKFNIRIGDIMV